DNA from Leptospira yasudae:
TTCTGCTTGAAGTTTTGCTTCGGATGCTTTTTGTTTCGCGGTATCGGAAATAGAAACGTTGTCAAAAGATTCTTTTGACTCAGCTTTTCTCACCGGAGTGGTTCTTTTCGGTTCGTATCCGCTTCCACCGATCCCACCGATTTTATCGATAGTCATGATTTGTTACCTCTACTAATTTGTATCGACCGATCCAAGAGAGCCTTTAAGCATTTTTTTCCTATTGGTATTGATTAAAACCACAAATTCGCCCTTATGAGCAAATTCCTTGGGTTTTCCGGGTAGAATCGGGGAAAAATGAAGAATTTCCTCGTGAATTTTGGTCATTTCCCGGCCCATCAAATATTCACAATCGGGGAACACTTCCTGCACCGCCGCGAGCGTATCTCCGATTCTGTGAACGGATTCAAAGATCATAATCAGCCCTTCAAATTCCTTCCATTCGGTAAGTTGATTTCTTTTTTTACCCTTCTTTTCGGATAAGAATCCCAGGAACAAAAACGGATTGGCCTGCCACCCGGAAATTCCGAGCAACGCAGTGAGGGCGCTCGCGCCGGGAACCGGAGTGATTTTAAAACCGGCTTCGCGGACGATCCGAATCAGGTGAGAACCCGGATCGGAAACGCCCGGAGTTCCCGCGTCCGAAACAAGGGCGAACGTTTTTCCCGCTTTCAATTCTTCTAATATACCTTGATACGGAGTTTCCGATTGATCCCGATATAAGGTGGAAGCCGGGGTCGTGATCGAATAGGATTGAAACAGTCTTCTGGAATGACCCGCGTTTTCGCAGAGAATTCGATCCGTGTTTTTTAAGATGCGAAGCGCTCGAAAGGTTAGGTCTTCCAAGTTTCCGATCGGAGTGGAGACCACATACAACGTTCCCGGTTCGAGAGGAATTTCGGTCGAAGTTTGTTCCGCCGATTCTTCCTCTACACTCATAGATTACAGCCCGGTGGAGAAGAACCCGAAGGACAAACGCAACCGGTTTCTTCCGCGCCTGCGACCGTACACGGATTGCAAAGAGTTCCCACGGGACAGTTTTGTTTTACGGTCGTCGAACAAGCGGCGTTGTTGCACTCGGAAGGATTGCAGCTCGAACCGACCGGACAAAGATAAGGACGGGAGGACGCGCACATTCTCACGGGAGTGGAAGGATTCGAAAAAATCCCGCTGTTCATCAGCGCCCGCAACGTGAACGTATAAACCTCGCATTTGATAAACGGAAATACTCCGGGAGGAGGAATCTGATTTAAGATACGATGCGTTTGCAGTTTTGCGGAACTCGTGGACGCTTCGGAAGCGAGATGCGGGAAAGAAGGTTGAACCCCGTTCTCCAGATAAATATTTCCACCGGCCAAGGTTTCCGCTACGGAAGGAGCGGCCGTGGTGATATACAAATTGTAACCGACAAACTGCGGTTCGGCGTTTGTCACAAAATAACGAATTAAGAATTCCGGTTTATAGCTATTCGGCTCGGAAAAGAAGTCCGTGTCTTTCGTAGCCGTATCGGTGATTCCTTCGTTGACCGCGATGACGCTCAAAAACTGAGGAACTCCGACCGGAGAAATAAAAACGAATGGGGATTGAGCCACGTCCGTATTCGTACCGCAACCGAATGTGATTCCTATACAAAATAGAATCGGGAGAATCGCTGGACGGAAAATTTTCAGAAACATTTTTATCTTGCGCAGGATTGAATTTCTCAAAAATTAGAGAAGGATTCCGCTCTTCAGGATAGAATTTCCTAGTTCGGCGGTCTTACAATCAAAATTTCCCCCTTTTCTTCGGAGCTATGTCATGAGCATTCGTAAACTCGTTCTTTATTCCGGCATCGGCGTCGCACTCATCGCTTTGATTTGGATTCTGTTTTCTTCCGATGATCCGAGCGAACGCGAACGAAAAAGCAGAGAAGCGGACAGCGTGGCCCTTCTTTTGGGCGGCGGAAGTTCCTCCGGTTCTTCGTCTTCCGGCTCCTCCGGCGGACGCACCAACGATTCCATCTTTGATTCTTCTTTTTACAAAGCCGGTAAGGGAGAATATATCGAAAACCCCACCGGAGAACAAAAGGAAGCCGATCCGAACGCGGCGGACGCGGATAACCCGCTCAATCCTCAAACCAATAAGCCATACACCAACGAAGAGATGGAACGTTTCAGTCAGTTGCGCGAACGGTTTCCGAATAACTCTTTGATTCCTAAAAAATTATCTCCCGCGGAAAAGGAAGCGAAGAAGCAGGAAGAAGGTCAGATCGCCGAAGCGGCGCGTAACGTGTATGCGAGAACTGCTTCTCCCGCTCAGATCCGTTCGTATTATACGCACATGGAAAAACAAACCCAGGATCGGATGGACATCATCAATTATCTCGTGGATCTTCAAAAGGGTTCGGGAGAAGAGGAAACCGAAAAGAAACTCCAGAACATTCAGGATTCGATCAAGAATCAACTCCAGCAAGTGCAACGCGACAAGGAAAACGCGTTTAAACAAGCGGGGTTGTAGAACTCGAATTAAGTCAAACGTCGATCTGATTTTGCGGTTGTCGTTTGACTCCTCCCATTTCAATTCCGAAATACATTCCAATTTAGGAATCAACCTCGCCCAACGATTACCTACCAAACTAAAAATTCTTCTGGAAAGAGCTTGACGTATGTATTGCTTTACGTAAGGTGAAGAAGGATGATTCAATCTTTTGGGGACAAGCTCACCGAAAACGTCCACAATGGGTTATCTCCCAATGAATACCGTGCTTTTGCGGACGTGGCTAGAAGAAAGCTACGTTCGCTCGATTCGGCGAAGATACTTCAAGATTTGAAAAGTCCTCCGGGTAATCGTTTGGAATCCTTAAAAGGAGATCGAAAGGGAACGTATTCGATTCGGATTAACGATCAGTGGAGAATTTGTTTTCTATGGAAAGACAACGGTCCGCATGCAGTTAAGATCGTAGACTATCATTGAATTTTGATAGTATGACTTTTATAAGCGAAAAATTAAAAAAAGCGAATATTTGGTTTTTGTAATATTTAGTCTTACGGAGATAGGAAAGATATCTTTCGGTCTACGAAAAATTAGTAAAATTTACCTTTTTTGAGTTTGTAATTATGAAAGTAAGAAGAACCTCTTTAAACCCACATCCCGGCGACGTATTGAAATACGATTTTTTAGAACCGATGTCCTTATCCGCCTATCGTTTGTCCAAGGATATTGGCATTTCCGAAAGTTTGATTTCTCAGATCATCAATCGTAAAAAATCGATTACACCGGATACCGCTCTACGACTCGCGAGGTATTTCAAAATGACTCCCGATTTCTGGCTCAATTATCAAATGGCTTTTGATTTGGAAGAGTTGGAACGAACCAAACAAAAAGAATATAACAAAATCAAACCGACAAATTTAAAGGTCGGTTGATTTTAAATTCCCGATCCCTTTTCTTCCGAAAGGATCGGGAAACGGAAACTCGATTTAGGATCGAGTCCGTACTCGTCCAGATGAAACGAAGGCGGCAGCCTTTCCCGTTTCCATTGATTTCTGTGAAACAATCCGATGTATTTTCGAACTGCATCTTCCAAAAAGCCGGGCGCCAATTTCTGAACCTCGGGATCTCCGCTCAAAAGTTGAACGATTTCCGAATAACCGGCGCCCCGTACCACAAACAATTCTTCGATCTTCTGTAACAAAGGATAGGGCATTAAATCCTTTTCGTCTTCCTGTTTGTCTTCGAGGGGTTTGAGTTCCGCGCTCGGAGGAGATAACACGATTTCCTTTACGGATTCGTATGCGGGAAGAATCGGATCTCTTCCTTCCGCGATAAAACGCATCCAGCGCAGAATGAATTCTTTGCTGACCCCGGTCAACGGCGCAACCGAACCGGAAGAATCTCCGTCCATCGTAGTATAGCCCGCACCCGCCTCGCTCCGATTGCCGGTGGAAAGAAGAAGATGTCCGTTTAAATTCGCGAGCATCCAGATGATCGGAGAACGGACCCGCGCCTGTATGTTTTGCAGAACAAGATTGTGTTGGTCCCAATTCAGCGAAACTCCGGTGATCTTGGAAATTTTTTCGGAGATGGTTTTTACTTCCGAATCGATCGTAAGATCTCCGTGGAGGGAACCCACGTCGTTCGCCAAAGCTTGGGCGAGACTTCTCGTGCGATCCGAATTGTTTTCCGTGGCCTGATACAAGGTGTAGAGAAGGGATTCTTCCGAAATTCCTTTCGATGAGAAGAAGTCTTCGCCGAGTTCCTGTTTGGCGATCTTTTTCATCGCGGTCACGAGCAGGGCGCAGGTGGAACTGTCGGCTCCGCCCGAAAGAGAAAGCGTATATCCCTTGGTTTTGGATTGGATTAGATAATCAAAAAGTCCTAATGCAACGGCCCGCGTAAAATCGCGATAGGATTCTTCTTCCTTTGTGATCGGAAGTTCGGGGATCGGTTGGTTGACTTTGGGAATTCGTTTCGGGAATTCGATTCCCAGATAGATTTTGTTTTCTTCGTTCGATTTTTTTTGGCCGAAACGATTTCCGGACGGGCGAAAGTTTTTGGCGCGGTCGGCTCTGGACGCGTCAAAGTCGATTTCCGAGGAACAAAGATTAAAATCTCCGAAGAAAAGCCGTTCCGATTCCGCGATCGACTTTCCGTTTTGAACGATCATAGAACCGCCTTCGAAGATCAATCTTCCGGATTCGTTTCCGCAAAGATTGGAAAAAAGATACACGTTAGACTCTCT
Protein-coding regions in this window:
- a CDS encoding HigA family addiction module antitoxin, which gives rise to MKVRRTSLNPHPGDVLKYDFLEPMSLSAYRLSKDIGISESLISQIINRKKSITPDTALRLARYFKMTPDFWLNYQMAFDLEELERTKQKEYNKIKPTNLKVG
- a CDS encoding LIC_20245 family lipoprotein, which produces MSIRKLVLYSGIGVALIALIWILFSSDDPSERERKSREADSVALLLGGGSSSGSSSSGSSGGRTNDSIFDSSFYKAGKGEYIENPTGEQKEADPNAADADNPLNPQTNKPYTNEEMERFSQLRERFPNNSLIPKKLSPAEKEAKKQEEGQIAEAARNVYARTASPAQIRSYYTHMEKQTQDRMDIINYLVDLQKGSGEEETEKKLQNIQDSIKNQLQQVQRDKENAFKQAGL
- a CDS encoding type II toxin-antitoxin system RelE/ParE family toxin; its protein translation is MIQSFGDKLTENVHNGLSPNEYRAFADVARRKLRSLDSAKILQDLKSPPGNRLESLKGDRKGTYSIRINDQWRICFLWKDNGPHAVKIVDYH
- the rsmI gene encoding 16S rRNA (cytidine(1402)-2'-O)-methyltransferase, with amino-acid sequence MSVEEESAEQTSTEIPLEPGTLYVVSTPIGNLEDLTFRALRILKNTDRILCENAGHSRRLFQSYSITTPASTLYRDQSETPYQGILEELKAGKTFALVSDAGTPGVSDPGSHLIRIVREAGFKITPVPGASALTALLGISGWQANPFLFLGFLSEKKGKKRNQLTEWKEFEGLIMIFESVHRIGDTLAAVQEVFPDCEYLMGREMTKIHEEILHFSPILPGKPKEFAHKGEFVVLINTNRKKMLKGSLGSVDTN
- the nadE gene encoding NAD(+) synthase is translated as MQSVRLTSVSLKTRVFDFEGNFAKIKKVLELETNSDLILFPELCISGYGCEDSFFFPRIWKESWNTLTRILPLTENKIVVVGLPVFQNPYLFNCAAVLCNGAVAGIVPKSNLATTGVHYENRWFARGEEAQENFVAPDGSAVPFGSLVFETDHFSFGVEICEDSWVLQKPSIPLAEAGTDLILSPGASHFAFGKQRTRRQIFRESSRRESNVYLFSNLCGNESGRLIFEGGSMIVQNGKSIAESERLFFGDFNLCSSEIDFDASRADRAKNFRPSGNRFGQKKSNEENKIYLGIEFPKRIPKVNQPIPELPITKEEESYRDFTRAVALGLFDYLIQSKTKGYTLSLSGGADSSTCALLVTAMKKIAKQELGEDFFSSKGISEESLLYTLYQATENNSDRTRSLAQALANDVGSLHGDLTIDSEVKTISEKISKITGVSLNWDQHNLVLQNIQARVRSPIIWMLANLNGHLLLSTGNRSEAGAGYTTMDGDSSGSVAPLTGVSKEFILRWMRFIAEGRDPILPAYESVKEIVLSPPSAELKPLEDKQEDEKDLMPYPLLQKIEELFVVRGAGYSEIVQLLSGDPEVQKLAPGFLEDAVRKYIGLFHRNQWKRERLPPSFHLDEYGLDPKSSFRFPILSEEKGSGI
- a CDS encoding LIC11073 family putative lipoprotein, which codes for MFLKIFRPAILPILFCIGITFGCGTNTDVAQSPFVFISPVGVPQFLSVIAVNEGITDTATKDTDFFSEPNSYKPEFLIRYFVTNAEPQFVGYNLYITTAAPSVAETLAGGNIYLENGVQPSFPHLASEASTSSAKLQTHRILNQIPPPGVFPFIKCEVYTFTLRALMNSGIFSNPSTPVRMCASSRPYLCPVGSSCNPSECNNAACSTTVKQNCPVGTLCNPCTVAGAEETGCVCPSGSSPPGCNL